In the Rhizobium sp. SSA_523 genome, GGCGAAACCGGGGGGGTCCATTTGCGGCTCAGCACCGTGCCGGCCGCCATGGCCGCCGCGCCGGCCAATCCGGCCACCACGCCGATCGGATCGAGCGCCGCATTCGGCGTCAGCACCAGAAGAGCGACACCTGCCATGCCGGCAAGGCCGCCGGCCACGGAAAGAAGCCGCACCGGGGCGGCAAGCAAGAGGCGGGCAAGCACGAGGACGATCAGCGGCTGGATAGCACCGACGGTTGCCGCCACGCCGCCCGGCAGCCGATAGGCGGACACGAAGAGGCAGGCCCAGAACAGCGAGAAGTTGAGGGCGCCGAGAATGAGGCTTTTCCACCACCAGGCGCCGTGAGGCATACGGCGCACGATAAGCAGCAGAAGCAGGCCGGCCGGCAGAGCGCGCAGGGCGGCCACCGTCAGCGGCAGGCCAGGCGGCAGCAATTGGGTTGTGACGATATAGGTGGAGCCCCAGATGGCGGGTGCAAGCGCGGTTAGCGCGGTGTCGGTTAGGCGGCTCATGGCACGGCTCCATTTATCTTGACGTCAAGATAATCGCCGAAATCTTGACGTCAAGATAAATTCTTGGCTAGGATGCGGAATGGATCACGTGACACGCATTCTGGAGCAATGGCATCGGGAGCGCCCGGACCTCGATGTGGAGCCAATGGGGCTTCTCGGCCGGTTTGCGCGGCTGCACACGCGGCTGTCGCGCGAGATCGAGGCTGTGCTCGTCCGCCACGGTCTCAACCGGGCCAGTTTCGATGTGCTGGCGACGCTGCGCCGCGCCGGAGCGCCCTTCCACCTGTCGCCCGGCGATCTCCTGGCAGCGACCATGGTCACCTCCGGCACGATGACGAACCGCATCGACCAGCTGGAAAAGCAGAAACTGGTGGCGCGGCTGCCGAACCCTGAGGATGGCCGCAGTGTGTTGATCGGCCTCACCGATGCGGGGCTTGCGCTCATCGACCAGGCAGTGACCGATCATGTCGCCAATCAGCATCGCCTCACAGCCATGCTGGAGCGTGAGGAGTTCGAGCAATTGGATGCACTCCTGGCGGCCTATCTGGAGCGGATCGACCGCTAGGTGCCACGGGGTCCTTCACGGCGAAGGTCAGAGCCGCTCCACCAGACGGCGTACACGCGCCAGATGCGCCGAGCGCTTCTGTGCGCTCGCGCGGTCCATGTCGTGCAGGGCCAGCATCCTGAAATCAACGTTCTTGGCGCAGAAAGCCGCAATACCGCGTTTGAGCAGGCGCCGGACGGGGTCGCCCATATAGAGCTTCACCACCCACCAGGGGGAACCGGTCGTGGTCAAGGCGTAGAAATGGCGGATATTGCCGAGCGCCGGGCGGATGCGTCCGCCTGCGGGATCGAGATGAAACGCCACGCCTGGTGCAAAGATGCGGTCGAAGAAGCCCTTGAGTATGGCCGGGAAGTTGAACCACCATTGGGGAAAGACGAGGATCAGCCCGTCGGCGGCCTGCAGCCGTTCGATGATCGGATCGACGGCGCTCGTATCACACCGCGGCTCGAAATAGGTTTGACGCTCGCTGGTCGAAAGGCGCGGATCGAAATCCTCGCGATACAGGTCGAGCAGATCGGCTGCATGGCCCTTTTCGCGGAGCGTTTCGACCACAAGTCCCGCCACCGCGGCAGCAAAGCTGTCCGGTAGCGGATGCGCAAGAACGATGAGAAAGCGCAGGGTCATCGGTCAGAACAAGCGTGCGGGTTGGATCGAAGTCATTCGTCAAAACAAAAGCATAAGGCAAACAAAGCGCATCGGTCAGAACAGGGTTCCCTGTTTCGGGCCGTCTTCCGGGCCTTGTTCCGGCGCGGATTTCGGCGTGCGTTTGCGCGGCGTCAATGCCGCCGCCGGTCCCATTGCCACCGCCGGTTCCGAGCCCTCGCCGGCGGTCGCCGCCACGCGGCCATCGGCAAATTCGATGGAGAGAGCCTGGCCGGTTGCGATGGCCGAAGCCCGCGTCAAGGGCTGGTCATCCTCGCCGCGGATCACGGCGAAACCACGCTTCAGCACGTTCTTGTAGGAGAGCGATTGCAAGACGCGGTCCTGTGCCGCAAGCGTTGCCCGGTGCCGCGCCATGGCGTGGCGGATCGCCGTATCCGCCTGCCGCGAGAGCGCCGCCGTATGTTGCCTCTCGCGGCCGATATGGCCCGAAAGACGCTGCGGTAGGCCGGATAATTGCGCGTGAGCCCGGTCGATCCGCCCGCGGGCGCCGAGCAATTGGCGCTCCAGGCAGCGATCCTTGCGCAGAACCTGCTCGGCAAGATGGCGCCGGCGCTCGCCGATGCGGTTGGTCAGAATATCCAGGCGAAGTCCGGCGGAGGCGCGCTCGAATTGCCGGCGCTTGGTAATCGCCGTGCGCTCCAGCCCGCGACCGAGACCGGCGGCGGCCTCGTCGAAACGGCGCCGCGGAAGCGCAAGCAACTGGTCGAGCGAGGGCAGCGCCCGCACCAGGGCGCGCAGGTTCTGCCGACGATGATCCATCTGGCGCGATGCGCAGCCGCGCAGGCGTGCGGAAAGAGCGGCAAGCTGCGCATCCAGTTCCGCCTTTACCGGAACGGCCATTTCGGCCGCACCGGTCGGCGTCGGCGCCCGCATATCGGCCGCGTGGTCGATCAGCGTCCAATCGGTTTCGTGACCCACCGCGGAAATCAGCGGAATGGCGCTTTCGGCGGCCGCCCGCACCACGGCCTCGTCGTTGAAGCTCCAGAGATCCTCAAGGCTGCCGCCGCCACGGGCGACGATCAGCACATCCGGTCGCCGCACGGGACCGAGCGGATCAAGCGCATTGAAGCCGGAAATGGCATTTGCCACCTCGTCGCCGGATCCTTCCCCCTGAACCTTGACCGGCCACACGATCACATGCACGGGGAATCGGTCGGAGATGCGGTGCAGGATATCGCGGATCACGGCGCCGGTGGGCGAGGTGACGACGCCGATCACCTTTGGCAGGAAGGGCAGGGCCCGTTTGCGGGCGGGATCGAACAGGCCTTCGGCGGCAAGCTTGCGCTTGCGCTCCTCGATCAGCGCCATCAGCGCGCCGGCACCTGCCGGCTCCAGTGTCTCGATGACGATCTGGTATTTGGAGGAGCCGGGAAAGGTGGTGACCTTGCCGGTGGCAATCACCTCCATGCCCTCTTCCGGGCGGAATTTCAGCTTGGAGAACGAGCCTTTCCAGATCACCGCATCGATGCGCGCCCGATCATCCTTGAGCGAGAAATAGGCATGGCCGGATGAATGGGGACCGCGATAGCCGGAAATTTCCCCGCGGACCCGCACATGGTCAAAGGCGGTCTCGACCGTGCGCTTGATCGAGCCGGACAGTTCCGACACCGACAATTCGGCAAGGTTGGTCTGCGTCTCGCTGAAAAAAGGCCTGTTCATGTGCCCGTTCTAGCGGATTTTTCGCAAGCTTTCACCCTGCCTCGGACTTAAAAAAAGCATGGCGCGCATGCAGGCCCGCGCGGTCGCAGGTTAGTGGTTCGACATTTGCTCTGAGAGCGTCCGGCGGGAGGGAAACAAACGTCAAGTTCGTTCCACTAGCGGAGAATCTGATAGAGGCGGAAACCTTCGGAATCGGGTCCGGAGTCAGTCAGGGGAAGCGCTTTCAGGTAAGCGGGAACGCTGCCGCGTGCGAGGCTTGCGTAAAGTCCTTCCGGTTTCAAACGGATCAGCGTTCGAACCTGCGGATCGGTGGCGCAGAAGGCGAGGATCGTGGCTCCGGCACCGTTCAGGAAGGCCATTGCCTCGTCCGGGCTTGCCAGGCCGATATGCAGTTCGGTCAACATGCCGGCCTGGTTGCGGTGATAGGGCGCTGTGAGGACGCGATGCCCGGTATGGCGCAGGATCGCGGTGCCGCTTTCGGACGGTGCAACGACGACGCCGGCCGGAAGCGCTGAAAGCGCGCGCATATCACCCGCACTGGTGCAGGTCGTGGCAGTGCTGCGGGGAGACCCGGCCTCGGTGAGGGCGCTGATGGAGACGGCATTGCCCAGGCCCTTGGTGCTGACGGCGCCGACGAAAACCCAGACCAGCGGGACCGACATCAGCACCGTGATCGCATAGGCAAAGCCGGCATTCATATTTTCCGGTTCGGCATGCGACTGCCGCCGCAGATCGTTGATGATCAACGAGAGGGGCAGGATCGTCAGCGCATTGGACAGAAAGGCGCCGCGGACCTGGATCAGCGATACCAGCCATGCCACCGAGATGAGCGCCAGGAGCAGCAGATGGATTTCCGTCATCTCGCGGTCGAGGATCCGGAAGATGCAGACGGCAATGGCGAAGAGACCGACGGCGTAGAAACCGCCTACGGTGGCCGGCTCATGCTGCAATTGGGAGAGAAAAGGTTGCGCTTCCGTCACGTTATTCAGCCACAGGTCCCGCAGCATGGGATCCAGATCGGCAAGAGGGCTGCTGAGGCATTGCGGGGCGATCAGGCCCGCGGCCAGAAGCAGGCCTGCGCCCAAGGCGCCAAGGGCGAGGAACCGATAGGCTTGCGGCGCGCCTCGCAGTGTCTGCGCCAGCAGAAAGAGGCCTGCGCCGCCAAGGGCCGAGAGGGAATAGAAGGCGAGCGAAAGATTGTCGCAGGTAACCGCCGCATAGTGGGCGGGCGGCACTGTCGCCACGAAGAAGGCCGTGACCGACACAGCCAGAGACAGGCCGAAGGCGCGGGCAGGGCGCCCGAACGCCTCGCCGTGATAGGCCCATTGCACCGCAACGCAGGCGCAGGCGCAGGCGACGATCGGCATGGTTTCGGCACCGATCGCTATGGCCAGCGCTGCCGCGACACCGGCAACCGCATGGCTCACCCCTTGCCGGCGCCTGTCGATCAGGCAGGCGGCCAGGAAGACCATGAGGGTCTGCTGCACATTATGGTGGTCGATCGATCCCGGATGGAAGCGGATCGACGAAAAGACGAAGAGAGCGGCCAGCCCGAAGGCGATGTGCATGGTGGCAACGCCGCCCATGTTGCGTCCGCCGAGACCGCAGGCGGCAATGAACAGAACAGACCACGACAGCGGCCATACTGTCAGCGCCAGCGCTTCCGCCTGTTCCGGAGACGCTGCAAACAGCGAAAAGAGGCGGATCAGCAAGCCGATCGGCAGGTCGATCAGCCGCGACCAGTGCATCAGCGTGCCGCCGTCCAGGCCGAGACGGTATTGCATGAGGTCGAACCAGCCCTGGCCGGAGAGCCAGTCGCGAATTTCGACAAGACGCATCGCGTCGTCATTGTCCTTGCCGACATAATCGGCGGCATCGGGAATGTGGAAGACCAGGATGGCGGCAATGACGATGGTGCAATAGGCCAGCAGGGAAGGCAGGAAGCGGCTCCATAGGCCTGCGGAACGACCGCGCTCGTCTGCGGCAATGGTGCTGTGTCGCAGGGAAGTTGTCATGACCGGTCCTCAGTCGCCAGCCCCTCTGGGCTTTCTCGTGCCTTACCGGAAACCTAGCCTTAACCTTCTCAAGAAATAGTAAAGCGCGCGGGGCTCCTTTTCATGGCGTCCGGGAAGCGGAGTAGCGGGTGAACAGCATGGATGAAGCTGCGGCAGGGGAAAGTTCGGCAGGCAATCCCCTCACGATCGCCATCCTGCTTCCCTGCTTCAACGAGGCGGCGACGATCGGCCCTCTGGTGCGCGGCTTCCGGCGCGCCCTGCCGCATGCAACGATCTATGTCTATGACAATAATTCCACCGATGGGACGGCGCTTGCGGCCATGCTGGAAGGCGCCGAGGTCCGCCGGGAGCGGCGCCAGGGCAAGGGCCATGTGGTGCGGCGCATGTTCGCCGATATCGAGGCGGATCTCTATGTCATGGCGGATGGCGACGGAACCTATGCGCCGGAGGATGCCGAGGAACTGATCCGGACCCTGTTGAGCGAGCGGTCGGACATGGTGGTCGGCCGGCGTCGCGGCGTCCAGGACGATGCAGGCCGCCAGGGCCATGCCACCGGCAATCGACTGTTCAACATGCTGTACCGCATGCTATTCGGCCCTGATTTCACCGATATCTTTTCCGGCTACCGTGCCTTCACCCGGCGTTACGTCAAGAGTTTCCCGGCAATTTCGGGCGGCTTCGAGATCGAGACGGAAATGTCGGTGCATGCCTCGCGGCTGAAGCTGCCGGTGAGCGAACTGGAGCTGCATTACGGGCGGCGGCCGGAAGGCTCGTTTTCCAAGCTCTCCACCTTCCGGGATGGCTTCCGGATCCTGCGCATGTTCGCGATGCTGATGAAGGAAACCCGGCCCTTCCTGTTTTTCGGAGTGATCAGCGCGCTGCTCTTTGCAGCCGGTCTGGCGCTTTCCGCGCCGGTCATACTCGATTACCTGCAGACGGGGCTCGTCCCGCGCATGCCGACCTGGATGGCCTCGCTGATGCTGGTGAGCCTGTCATCGGTGGCCCTCACGGCCGGCATCATCCTGGATTCCGTCGCGCGCGGGCGCAACGAGATGTTGCGTCTGGCCTACCTCAATGTGCCGGCGCGAAGCCCGGGCCAAGCCCCTGCGGCGCAGGAGCGCCCCGATCACCTGCCGCAGCCGGACAGCCGGACCCGAGCGGCCTGAATGATGAAAAGGCTGATCTGGTTTCTCTTCGCCGGCGGTTGCGGCTTTCTGATCGATGCGGGGCTCACGGAGGGTCTGATCCTGTTGGGCATGAGCCCGTTCGCCGCGCGGATTCCCGCCATTTCGGCAGCCATGGCCTTTACCTTCTTTATCAACCGGACCTTCACCTTCGGTCGCTCCGGCCATTCGCTTGTGGCGGAAGGCGTTCGCTACTGGGCTGTCGGCATGACCTCGGCCCTGTTGAACTATTGCGTCTATTCCCTGCTCATCCACCGGCTGCCTCTGCTGCAGCCGGTGGTGGCCGTGGCCCTCGGTTCCTTTGCCGCGACGGCCTACAGCTATTTCGGCTATTCGCGGTTTGTCTTTCGCCACCGGCGCGGGGATGCGAAAAGGCGCTGAGGTCTGATATCAAATGTCGATGATAGGAACCCATTGCGTGGGACCGGAGGCGGTTTTCCGTCCGGAACCTGCGTCAGAACAAGGAACCAAGCGGACGAAGCATTGGCAGGCCAATGCAAGTCTGCTTAGACCGTCTCCCAGCCATCCTTGTCGCTGGCGCGGTAGATGGCATCGATGAAGCGCTGATTGGCCAGCGAATTCTCCAGCGATACCACATCCGCGGGCTCGCCCAGCGCCTTGGCGGCAAAGGCTTCCGCCTGGCGCTTGTACTGGCGGCTGTCCTGGAAGCGGTAGATTTCCGAGCGGGCATGCTTCTGATCGGTCAATTCCACCTCTTCGGCACCGTATCGGTCGGCATTGAAGGGCGACTTTACCTCGATGAAGCCCTCGCTTCCGTGGAAAACCATGACCTGGCGCGAGGCAAGCTGGGTGGAGATATAGAAACTCATGTCGAACGCACCGAAATCCGCCTTGACGCTGGAATAGATATCGGTGCCGAAATCCGGATCGCGCTCAGT is a window encoding:
- a CDS encoding EamA family transporter, with amino-acid sequence MSRLTDTALTALAPAIWGSTYIVTTQLLPPGLPLTVAALRALPAGLLLLLIVRRMPHGAWWWKSLILGALNFSLFWACLFVSAYRLPGGVAATVGAIQPLIVLVLARLLLAAPVRLLSVAGGLAGMAGVALLVLTPNAALDPIGVVAGLAGAAAMAAGTVLSRKWTPPVSPLTFTAWQLTAGGLLLLPFALALEPALPPLTLPNLLGFAYLGLIGAALTYILWFRGLSRLEPAAVSALGFLSPLVAVLLGWTLLGQSLDALQITGVVVVLASVWISQKVQAGSTR
- a CDS encoding MarR family winged helix-turn-helix transcriptional regulator, whose amino-acid sequence is MDHVTRILEQWHRERPDLDVEPMGLLGRFARLHTRLSREIEAVLVRHGLNRASFDVLATLRRAGAPFHLSPGDLLAATMVTSGTMTNRIDQLEKQKLVARLPNPEDGRSVLIGLTDAGLALIDQAVTDHVANQHRLTAMLEREEFEQLDALLAAYLERIDR
- a CDS encoding NAD(P)H-dependent oxidoreductase produces the protein MRFLIVLAHPLPDSFAAAVAGLVVETLREKGHAADLLDLYREDFDPRLSTSERQTYFEPRCDTSAVDPIIERLQAADGLILVFPQWWFNFPAILKGFFDRIFAPGVAFHLDPAGGRIRPALGNIRHFYALTTTGSPWWVVKLYMGDPVRRLLKRGIAAFCAKNVDFRMLALHDMDRASAQKRSAHLARVRRLVERL
- the xseA gene encoding exodeoxyribonuclease VII large subunit → MNRPFFSETQTNLAELSVSELSGSIKRTVETAFDHVRVRGEISGYRGPHSSGHAYFSLKDDRARIDAVIWKGSFSKLKFRPEEGMEVIATGKVTTFPGSSKYQIVIETLEPAGAGALMALIEERKRKLAAEGLFDPARKRALPFLPKVIGVVTSPTGAVIRDILHRISDRFPVHVIVWPVKVQGEGSGDEVANAISGFNALDPLGPVRRPDVLIVARGGGSLEDLWSFNDEAVVRAAAESAIPLISAVGHETDWTLIDHAADMRAPTPTGAAEMAVPVKAELDAQLAALSARLRGCASRQMDHRRQNLRALVRALPSLDQLLALPRRRFDEAAAGLGRGLERTAITKRRQFERASAGLRLDILTNRIGERRRHLAEQVLRKDRCLERQLLGARGRIDRAHAQLSGLPQRLSGHIGRERQHTAALSRQADTAIRHAMARHRATLAAQDRVLQSLSYKNVLKRGFAVIRGEDDQPLTRASAIATGQALSIEFADGRVAATAGEGSEPAVAMGPAAALTPRKRTPKSAPEQGPEDGPKQGTLF
- a CDS encoding glycosyltransferase → MDEAAAGESSAGNPLTIAILLPCFNEAATIGPLVRGFRRALPHATIYVYDNNSTDGTALAAMLEGAEVRRERRQGKGHVVRRMFADIEADLYVMADGDGTYAPEDAEELIRTLLSERSDMVVGRRRGVQDDAGRQGHATGNRLFNMLYRMLFGPDFTDIFSGYRAFTRRYVKSFPAISGGFEIETEMSVHASRLKLPVSELELHYGRRPEGSFSKLSTFRDGFRILRMFAMLMKETRPFLFFGVISALLFAAGLALSAPVILDYLQTGLVPRMPTWMASLMLVSLSSVALTAGIILDSVARGRNEMLRLAYLNVPARSPGQAPAAQERPDHLPQPDSRTRAA
- a CDS encoding GtrA family protein, yielding MKRLIWFLFAGGCGFLIDAGLTEGLILLGMSPFAARIPAISAAMAFTFFINRTFTFGRSGHSLVAEGVRYWAVGMTSALLNYCVYSLLIHRLPLLQPVVAVALGSFAATAYSYFGYSRFVFRHRRGDAKRR